GCAAATTGACCTGTAACACCTAAAACTTCTGCTTTTTTGAAGTCTCTGTCCGAATCAAATCCCATTCCGCTAGTTACATATCCTTTGGCTCTGTATGTTGCTGGCAGATTAGTAAATAACCATTGCTTACTTTGATCGTAATATAGTTGCTCTGCAAACAAGGTGTCATTTGTTGAAGTAGCTGCAATAACATGACCTCTTAAATCAATAAGATTAGTGTTGTCATAAAGTATTGCGTAATCTGATATAATAGTAGTCTTAGCTCTGTTTTTATCATACAAATGCAAAATAACACCTTCCGGAAACTCAGAGTAAGCAAAAGCCCTATTGCTAAAATCATACATTTTAGGACTAACCAAATTTGCTGCTAGACGACCTGAGTCTGTATATTTAACATTAATACTGTCTGAGACACCTACTGGATCATTAGCAGACATACCCATTTTTTTTACATCGTCTAAATTGTTTTTACATGCAAAAAACAAAGTCATAGCTAATGCTATGACTGAGTTTTTTATTATATGTAATTTAATGTTTAGCATTATAGGTTTGGTACTGTTACACTTCTACCTATCCAACATCCAATTTTAATACTTTGACCAGCATTACCTTCAGCAAATATTTCTGATTTGGTAGGAGCTTTAGCGTTATAGCTTTCTACATATTTAGATCCTGCTCCTCCAGCTTTAGCAGCTTCGTTAGCAGCTAACCAGAACACAGCTCTTTTGTTAAAGTTTGTATCACCACAACTGTTTGCACTACTTGCATACATTGATGCTATCTGTAAGTGAGGGTTTTTGTTAGATGGGTTAAGGTTTAAAGACTCTTGGTAATATTGTCTTGCCTTACCATAACTACCACTCTTTTTAAAGTCAGAAGCAGCTTTGTAATATAATTTAGCCTTTTTAAATGGATCTGTTTCTAAGTCCATAGTTTGGTCTAAATACTTTTGCTCTCCTGTAATAACATATAAGTAATAAGAAGTACTAGCATCTGGTTGTATTGTATTTTTTTGCTTTACAATGGTAACAAACATTGGATCTTCTTTACATCCTTTTTCATATAACTTGTTCATTGCACGTTGTAACCAAACTGCATTAGTTTTGTTTGCTTCGTAATTTTTTTGGTATAATGGAATTAAGTTTTCACAGTTAGCTCTATCTCCTAATTCTTTATCAACACCAAGTTGTACATTATCAAAAGCATCTACCATAGCACCATAATATGTTTTCCATTGACCATCCTTTTTAGTTAAGGCCACACCAGAGTCTTCCTTATTGATTAACTCATTAAGTTTTTTAGCGTTAAATGCAGTTTCTTCTTCAATTTTTTCGGCTACATCATCATACTTATCAAATAAGTCTTGTGCAGTTTTGTTTCCAGAATCATATAAGCTAACCATTAACTTAAAGTAAACATATAAACTCTTAGCACTTTTAAAGCTATCCTTATCTGCTTTATAAGCAGCATCAAAACAATCAAAAACATCTTGATCTGTTAAACCTAAAGCTTCTTTGTTATCATACTTAAGTTGACATTGCTCTGATTGGTACTCTCCAACAGGAGAAATACTTGCAAAGTTTGCCATTCTTTCATCAAACATTAAAATTAAATCATTTACATAACCTAATTTTTCTGCTCCAGTAGATTTTTTTATGTAATGATTTAGTATTTTTTCTCCATATACGTAAATCGCTTTGTTATATTTTGGACAGTCTTTTCTTAACTCCATAAAATATGGGTAAGCTGCTTCATAATTTTTAGCTTTTGAAGCCTCAGTCATTAACGACAATTTAGTCATACATTCTTGCTCATCTTGAGCAAATCCGACTGACAGACCCAAAAACAGGGCTATTAATAAAGTGATTTTAGTTTTCATAATCTTTAATTTTATGCTGTTAGTTATATTTCTTTTTATTAAACCATCTATCATTTAGTGATAAACTTAATTGGAAGTTAACAAAGTTTTCTTTTACTAAATTAGCAGTGGTTGTACCTCTTTGTCCAAACTCTACTCCTAAATTAGCATTAGAGAACCAAACTCCAACTGGTATTCCTACTCCAAAAGACATGCCAAACTCTTTTATCGACTCATCATTTATAATTAACCCTGTGTTCTCAAAACGCATACCTGCACGATAAGTAACTCTTTTCCAACCGCTTGAAAACGAATTATACTCAGGAATATAAAACCCTCCTAAAGATAATTTTGATGCATCTTCAAACGTTGCTCCAACATTATCATACAAAGGATTAAAAAATTCGCTTGTATTTTGCGAAGTATATTCTAAACCAGCAAACCACTTTCTAGGCTGACCAATACCAGATCCAATAGTAAATTTAGAAGGCAAAGTTAATTCTGTTTCTTTTAAATTAGTTGCAGATAAGTCTACATCAATTTGATTTGTTAAACCAGAAGAGACATCAATTGTAGATATTGAGCGTTGGTTTTGAGACGTCAATTTAATCTCTGGTGTGTAAGTCATAGACCCTTGATACTCTAATTTAGGCGAAATCATTTTTTGGTAATGCACTCCTAAATTAAAATTTAAACCACTTAAATCTGATCTATTACTCTCTTCTGAGTAATATTGTAGTGGCTCATCAGCGTCATTATACAATACATTAATTGTATTGTTTTGGATGTTACCAAAATCATAATCCATCTGTACACCTACACTAAGACTTTTGTTAACTTGATATCCTAAAGCTAAAAAAGCCTTATTTAGACCTCCTTCTCCTGCATATCTGTAATCAACCATATCATTAGCATTACGAGTTTCTAACTCATACCCAACAGAGGAGTAAGGTAGTAGTCCAAAACCAAAACCAAATTTCCCTACAGGAAAAGCTAAAGCTAAGTAATCAAAAGTAGTACTTGTAGCACTATCACTTCCATTATCAGATTTTAGATCAGTAGTTGTATGGCTTCCTCCAACTGTAAATTTTACTGGTCTTGTTTCATTATTAAAAGTTGCAAGATTGTTACCACCATAAGTTGCTGGATTTGAAAAATTAATATGAATACTATCTTTGTAAACACCTAACCCTCCCATGCTACGATTTTCAACCGATCCTTTAAATTT
The genomic region above belongs to Olleya sp. Hel_I_94 and contains:
- the lptC gene encoding LPS export ABC transporter periplasmic protein LptC; translated protein: MLNIKLHIIKNSVIALAMTLFFACKNNLDDVKKMGMSANDPVGVSDSINVKYTDSGRLAANLVSPKMYDFSNRAFAYSEFPEGVILHLYDKNRAKTTIISDYAILYDNTNLIDLRGHVIAATSTNDTLFAEQLYYDQSKQWLFTNLPATYRAKGYVTSGMGFDSDRDFKKAEVLGVTGQFAVQE